One genomic window of Cannabis sativa cultivar Pink pepper isolate KNU-18-1 chromosome 2, ASM2916894v1, whole genome shotgun sequence includes the following:
- the LOC115718819 gene encoding germin-like protein subfamily 1 member 17, which translates to MKTSHFLLALAALALATHLACAYDPSPLQDFCVAIDDPKEMLFVNGRFCKNPDMVKAEDFFFSGINIPGNTDNAVGSNVTAVFVDNLPGLNTLGISLARIDFAPYGLNPPHTHPRASEILFVAEGTLYVGFVSSNQDGNRLFAKLLNKGDVFVFPVGMIHFQFNVGKTPALAFAGLGSQNPGVITIANAVFGSDPPINPDVLAKAFMLDKDLVQQLQKKFGA; encoded by the exons ATGAAGACTTCTCATTTCCTTTTGGCACTCGCTGCATTAGCTTTGGCTACTCATCTTGCTTGTGCATACGACCCAAGTCCTCTTCAAGACTTCTGTGTGGCGATCGATGACCCTAAAGAGATGC TGTTTGTGAACGGGAGATTCTGCAAGAATCCTGATATGGTGAAGGCAGAAGACTTCTTCTTCTCAGGGATCAACATTCCAGGAAACACAGACAATGCAGTGGGCTCCAACGTCACGGCCGTGTTTGTGGACAACCTTCCGGGGCTCAACACACTAGGAATATCCCTCGCGCGTATCGACTTCGCCCCCTACGGACTGAACCCACCACACACTCACCCTCGTGCCTCTGAAATCCTGTTCGTCGCTGAGGGAACTTTGTACGTGGGGTTCGTTTCTTCTAACCAAGACGGTAACAGACTCTTCGCTAAGCTTCTCAACAAGGGAGACGTCTTCGTCTTCCCCGTAGGAATGATTCACTTCCAGTTCAATGTCGGAAAGACTCCCGCCTTGGCTTTCGCCGGCCTTGGGAGCCAGAATCCCGGAGTCATTACCATTGCTAATGCCGTGTTTGGATCTGACCCTCCAATTAATCCTGATGTTCTTGCTAAGGCGTTCATGTTGGACAAGGATTTGGTTCAGCAACTTCAGAAGAAGTTTGGGGCTTGA